The Manihot esculenta cultivar AM560-2 chromosome 1, M.esculenta_v8, whole genome shotgun sequence genome has a window encoding:
- the LOC110621944 gene encoding homoserine kinase, translating to MAICFLSPVKPISISPLVHNKNPPVFRCNFSLPTITTEPKPVFTSVRSFAPATVANLGPGFDFLGCAVDGLGDFVSVTVDSSVHPGEISISDISGTHASKKLSKNPLWNCAGIAAIATMKMLNIRSVGLSLILEKGLPLGSGLGSSAASAAAAAVAVNEIFGGKLEAKDLVLAGLESEAKVSGYHADNIAPAIMGGFVLIRSYDPLELMSLKFPEGKDLFFVLVSPDFEAPTKKMRAALPAEIGMPHHVWNCSQAGALVASVLQGDLVGLGQALSSDKIVEPKRAPLIPGMEEVKKAAIRAGAFGCTISGAGPTAVAVIDDEERGKEIGESMVEAFWKEGNLKAVAMVKRLDRVGARLVGSVPTR from the coding sequence ATGGCGATCTGCTTCTTATCTCCGGTGAAACCCATATCGATTTCTCCATTAGTACACAATAAAAACCCACCAGTCTTCCGCTGCAACTTCTCTCTCCCAACCATCACCACTGAACCCAAACCAGTTTTCACCTCCGTCAGATCATTCGCCCCCGCTACTGTTGCCAACCTTGGCCCCGGCTTCGACTTCTTGGGTTGCGCCGTCGACGGCCTCGGAGACTTTGTCTCTGTCACTGTCGACTCCTCCGTCCATCCCGGCGAGATCTCCATCTCTGATATTTCTGGAACCCATGCGAGCAAAAAGCTGTCCAAGAACCCTCTCTGGAACTGCGCCGGTATCGCCGCTATTGCTACCATGAAAATGCTCAATATACGGTCTGTGGGTCTTTCGCTAATACTTGAAAAAGGCCTTCCCTTGGGGAGCGGCCTTGGATCGAGCGCTGCAAGTGCGGCGGCGGCTGCTGTGGCTGTTAACGAGATTTTTGGGGGAAAATTAGAAGCTAAGGATCTAGTTCTTGCTGGATTGGAATCTGAAGCCAAAGTTTCAGGCTATCATGCAGATAATATAGCGCCAGCAATCATGGGAGGATTTGTATTGATTAGAAGTTATGATCCATTAGAATTGATGAGCTTAAAGTTCCCAGAAGGAAAGGATCTCTTTTTTGTCCTCGTCAGTCCTGATTTTGAGGCACCCACCAAGAAAATGCGAGCTGCGTTGCCGGCAGAAATCGGGATGCCCCACCACGTCTGGAACTGCAGCCAAGCTGGGGCGTTAGTGGCTTCTGTGCTGCAAGGGGATTTGGTTGGGTTAGGCCAGGCTCTATCATCTGATAAGATCGTGGAGCCCAAGCGGGCGCCATTGATTCCTGGGATGGAAGAGGTGAAGAAAGCGGCTATTAGAGCTGGGGCATTTGGGTGTACAATTAGCGGGGCAGGGCCTACAGCTGTAGCTGTGATTGATGATGAAGAGAGAGGAAAAGAGATTGGGGAGAGTATGGTAGAAGCCTTTTGGAAGGAAGGGAATTTGAAGGCTGTGGCTATGGTGAAGAGGTTAGATAGAGTTGGTGCTAGACTTGTTGGGAGTGTTCCAACTAGATAA